From the genome of Ralstonia pickettii, one region includes:
- the pqqE gene encoding pyrroloquinoline quinone biosynthesis protein PqqE, with protein MHSNAAGSFDAQSLLAPAATPMPGPLLWLLAELTYRCPLHCAFCSNPVDYTRHDQELTTEQWCDVFTQARALGAVQLGLSGGEPLLRKDLETLVAHAHGLGFYVNLVTSGVGLTGARLGALRAAGLDHIQLSFQDSTRELNDFLSSTRTFDLKRRVADLIKAHGYPMVMNCVMHRHNLPHIGAIIDMALEIGAEYLELANTQYYGWAWENRLALMPTLEQLRDAEAVVNDYRARIGSRCQLLYVVPDYFEQRPKKCMNGWGTTFFGIAPDGVALPCHSARMLPGLELPNVRSQPLRDIWRSSDAFQRFRGTHWMPQPCQSCESREDDAGGCRCQAYLLTGDATRTDPVCGKSADHGALQQVVLQGRMAAMNGFGQMRDTRTGEVPIVFRTDANSRRLTRP; from the coding sequence ATGCATTCGAACGCGGCTGGCTCGTTTGACGCCCAATCGCTGCTGGCACCCGCAGCGACGCCGATGCCCGGGCCGCTGCTCTGGCTGCTGGCCGAGCTGACCTATCGCTGCCCGCTGCATTGCGCCTTCTGCTCCAACCCGGTCGACTACACGCGGCATGATCAGGAACTCACCACCGAGCAGTGGTGCGATGTGTTCACACAGGCCCGGGCGCTGGGTGCGGTGCAGCTGGGCCTGTCGGGCGGCGAACCGCTGTTGCGCAAGGATCTCGAAACGCTGGTGGCGCATGCGCATGGGCTCGGGTTCTATGTGAACCTCGTGACGTCCGGGGTGGGCCTGACCGGTGCGCGGCTTGGCGCATTGCGCGCTGCGGGGCTCGACCATATCCAGCTGTCGTTCCAGGATTCCACGCGCGAGCTGAACGACTTTCTCTCCAGCACGCGCACCTTTGACCTGAAGCGCCGCGTGGCCGATCTGATCAAGGCCCACGGCTATCCGATGGTGATGAACTGCGTGATGCACCGGCACAACCTGCCGCACATCGGCGCCATCATCGACATGGCGCTGGAGATCGGCGCTGAATACCTGGAGCTGGCCAACACGCAGTACTACGGCTGGGCATGGGAGAACCGCCTGGCGCTGATGCCGACCCTGGAGCAACTGCGCGATGCCGAAGCGGTGGTGAACGACTACCGCGCCCGCATCGGCAGCCGATGCCAGTTGCTTTACGTCGTGCCCGACTACTTCGAGCAGCGCCCGAAGAAGTGCATGAACGGCTGGGGTACGACATTTTTCGGCATCGCGCCGGATGGCGTTGCGCTGCCGTGCCACTCCGCGCGCATGCTGCCCGGCTTGGAGCTGCCGAACGTACGCAGCCAGCCGCTGCGCGATATCTGGCGAAGCAGCGACGCCTTTCAGCGCTTTCGCGGCACGCATTGGATGCCGCAGCCGTGCCAGTCGTGCGAATCGCGCGAGGACGATGCGGGCGGGTGTCGCTGTCAGGCGTATCTGTTGACGGGCGACGCGACACGCACGGACCCGGTGTGTGGAAAGTCGGCAGATCACGGCGCGCTGCAGCAGGTGGTACTGCAAGGCCGGATGGCTGCGATGAACGGGTTCGGGCAGATGCGCGACACCCGCACAGGCGAGGTCCCGATCGTGTTTCGCACCGATGCCAACTCGCGCCGGCTTACGCGGCCATAA
- a CDS encoding c-type cytochrome produces MMMRHGVFSLLAVVLAAIGAAPAHAAPDMQALADKSGCFSCHSMHAKIVGPAFADVAAKYKGDADAPARLAQKVREGGKGAWGRIPMPPHPNLKEDEAKQLVTWVLSTGS; encoded by the coding sequence GTGATGATGCGTCATGGAGTGTTCTCGCTGCTGGCCGTCGTGCTTGCAGCAATTGGGGCGGCGCCCGCCCACGCCGCGCCCGACATGCAGGCCCTGGCAGACAAGAGCGGTTGCTTTTCGTGCCACAGCATGCATGCGAAGATCGTCGGCCCGGCCTTTGCCGACGTGGCCGCCAAATACAAGGGCGATGCCGACGCGCCCGCCAGACTGGCGCAAAAAGTCCGTGAAGGCGGCAAGGGCGCGTGGGGCCGCATCCCGATGCCCCCGCATCCCAACCTCAAGGAAGACGAAGCAAAGCAGCTCGTGACCTGGGTGTTGAGTACGGGCTCCTGA
- a CDS encoding PQQ-dependent methanol/ethanol family dehydrogenase — protein MRTLRVIALAAAMAAASVAVHAATPPVTDAMIENDAKSSNDVLTWGMGTQGQRFSTLTKINTKNVSQLVPAWSFSFGGEKQRGQEAQPLIYNGKMFVTASYSRIYAIDLKTGTKLWKYEQRLPDGIMPCCDVVNRGAALYDNLVIFSTLDAQLIALNQDTGKIVWKEKIDDYAAGYSTTAAPLIVKGMVLTGVSGGEFGVVGRVEARDAKTGQLIWSRPTVEGHMGYKYDKDGNKTENGMTGTLNASWPGETWKTGGASTWLGGTYDPQTNLVYFGTGNPGPWNSHLRKGDNLYSSSTLAIDPDTGKIVWHYQNTPNDGWDFDGVNEFVTFDMDGKRVGGKADRNGFFYVNDAKTGKLLNAFPFVKVNWATGIDLKTGRPNYASDHRPGDPAEAAGEEKKGKSVFAEPGFLGGKNQMPMAYSPQTGLFYVPANEWGMDIWNEPVSYKKGAAYLGAGFTIKPLNEDYIGALRAINPKTGKIEWQIKNNAPLWGGVMTTAGGLVFWGTPEGYLKAADAKTGKELWQFQTGSGIVAPPVTWEDKGEQFVAVVSGWGGAVPLWGGEVAKRVNFLEQGGSVWVFKLHKN, from the coding sequence ATGAGGACACTACGAGTGATTGCACTTGCGGCTGCCATGGCGGCAGCAAGTGTTGCCGTGCACGCGGCAACGCCCCCGGTTACTGATGCCATGATCGAGAATGACGCGAAATCGTCGAACGACGTGCTGACCTGGGGCATGGGCACGCAAGGGCAGCGCTTCTCGACGCTCACCAAGATCAATACGAAGAATGTCAGCCAGCTTGTGCCGGCATGGTCGTTCTCGTTTGGCGGTGAGAAGCAGCGCGGACAGGAAGCCCAGCCACTGATCTACAACGGCAAGATGTTCGTCACCGCGTCGTACTCGCGCATCTATGCGATCGACCTGAAGACCGGCACGAAACTGTGGAAGTACGAGCAGCGTCTGCCCGACGGCATCATGCCGTGCTGCGACGTGGTCAATCGTGGCGCTGCGCTGTATGACAACCTCGTCATCTTCTCCACGCTGGATGCGCAGTTGATCGCGCTGAACCAGGACACCGGCAAGATCGTCTGGAAAGAGAAGATCGACGACTACGCCGCCGGCTATTCGACCACTGCTGCGCCGTTGATCGTGAAAGGGATGGTGCTGACCGGCGTGTCGGGCGGCGAGTTTGGCGTGGTGGGCCGTGTGGAGGCACGCGACGCCAAGACCGGCCAGCTGATCTGGTCGCGGCCGACGGTCGAAGGCCACATGGGCTACAAGTACGACAAGGACGGCAACAAGACCGAGAACGGCATGACGGGCACGCTCAACGCGAGCTGGCCCGGCGAGACCTGGAAGACCGGTGGCGCATCGACGTGGCTGGGCGGCACGTATGACCCGCAGACCAACCTGGTCTACTTCGGCACCGGCAACCCAGGCCCGTGGAACAGCCATCTGCGCAAGGGCGACAACCTGTATTCGTCTTCCACGCTGGCTATCGATCCGGACACCGGCAAGATCGTCTGGCACTACCAGAACACCCCGAACGACGGCTGGGATTTCGACGGCGTGAACGAGTTCGTGACGTTCGACATGGACGGCAAGCGCGTCGGCGGCAAGGCCGATCGCAACGGCTTCTTCTACGTGAACGACGCCAAGACCGGCAAGCTGCTCAACGCGTTCCCCTTCGTGAAGGTCAACTGGGCAACCGGCATCGACCTCAAGACCGGCCGCCCGAATTACGCGTCGGACCACCGCCCCGGCGATCCGGCCGAAGCTGCGGGTGAAGAGAAGAAGGGCAAGTCGGTGTTTGCCGAGCCCGGCTTCCTGGGCGGCAAGAACCAGATGCCGATGGCGTACAGCCCGCAAACCGGCCTGTTCTACGTGCCCGCCAACGAATGGGGCATGGACATCTGGAACGAGCCCGTCAGCTACAAGAAGGGCGCGGCCTACCTGGGTGCCGGCTTCACCATCAAGCCGCTCAATGAGGACTACATCGGCGCACTGCGCGCGATCAACCCGAAGACCGGCAAGATCGAATGGCAGATCAAGAACAACGCGCCGCTGTGGGGCGGGGTGATGACGACTGCCGGCGGCCTGGTGTTCTGGGGCACGCCCGAAGGCTATCTGAAGGCGGCCGATGCCAAGACCGGCAAGGAGCTGTGGCAATTCCAGACCGGCAGCGGCATCGTCGCGCCGCCCGTCACCTGGGAAGACAAGGGCGAGCAGTTCGTGGCGGTGGTGTCGGGTTGGGGTGGTGCAGTGCCGCTGTGGGGCGGTGAAGTGGCCAAGCGCGTGAACTTCCTGGAGCAGGGCGGTTCGGTTTGGGTGTTCAAGCTGCACAAGAACTGA
- a CDS encoding cytochrome b, which produces MRRADRPASAAAYAGLPIALHWVSALLLGSLFALGFYMTGLAKGAPGKAALVNLHKSLGLTAALVIAWRVVVRVRRAAPPSIPGLHCWETELARITHRLLYMCIVVMPVSGYLGSSFNAYGTRFWGVPLPRWGWVDSALQHMFYTVHSTTADLLLCLVVLHVAGVVKHQWFDAQRCVQRMLPGRRTPVL; this is translated from the coding sequence ATGCGCCGCGCTGATCGACCCGCCTCCGCCGCCGCTTACGCGGGCCTGCCGATCGCCTTGCATTGGGTGAGCGCCTTGCTGTTAGGCAGCCTGTTCGCGCTGGGCTTCTACATGACCGGTCTGGCCAAAGGCGCGCCGGGGAAGGCGGCCTTGGTGAATCTGCATAAATCGCTCGGGCTGACAGCGGCGCTGGTGATTGCGTGGCGCGTGGTTGTGCGTGTCCGCCGCGCTGCGCCACCGTCCATTCCGGGGCTGCACTGCTGGGAGACGGAGCTGGCCCGCATCACCCACCGCCTGCTCTACATGTGCATCGTCGTCATGCCGGTGTCGGGCTATCTCGGGTCATCGTTCAATGCATACGGAACGCGTTTCTGGGGCGTGCCGTTGCCGCGCTGGGGCTGGGTCGACAGCGCACTGCAGCACATGTTTTACACGGTGCATAGCACGACGGCCGATCTGCTGCTCTGCCTGGTGGTGCTCCACGTTGCCGGGGTGGTCAAGCATCAGTGGTTCGATGCGCAGCGCTGCGTGCAGCGCATGTTGCCGGGCCGGCGCACACCTGTGCTGTAG
- a CDS encoding beta-propeller fold lactonase family protein, with amino-acid sequence MNALTFYLRIATLLCVGWVSTLQAVAVVPDPVAYVTNQGGGVTVLNAHTLKRLDEIAVGKDPRGLAVTPDGRWLLTANQGSADVSVVDTATRKEIKRIAVGRNVEFMRISPDGRRAFVTYEPSSEGGPPGKNSPDKKDENDEKDEAPAEVAIIDLNQWAVVGRIKAARETEAIEFSPAGTLLLVANEGDNTVGVYELSTLKQIRRVDVAPFGNRPRGIKIAPDGKTYVVTLENSNNLLLLDAGFNPIKTVPTGQGPYGVAFDREGRYLWVAASRADQLQVFDARTFAQVATIPVGKRCWHFSFTPGEQKLLLACGRSNTVQVIDPQKREVVDTLPGYKLPWGVVTYPTSVGSLDAPR; translated from the coding sequence ATGAACGCACTGACCTTTTACCTCCGGATCGCCACGCTGCTGTGCGTGGGCTGGGTATCGACGCTCCAGGCAGTTGCCGTGGTGCCGGACCCCGTCGCCTATGTCACCAATCAGGGCGGTGGCGTCACGGTGCTGAACGCACATACGCTCAAACGGCTTGACGAGATTGCCGTGGGCAAGGACCCGCGCGGCCTCGCTGTCACGCCCGACGGCCGCTGGTTGCTGACGGCCAACCAGGGCAGCGCCGATGTGTCCGTGGTCGATACGGCCACGCGCAAGGAGATCAAGCGCATCGCGGTGGGCAGGAACGTTGAGTTCATGCGCATCTCGCCCGACGGCCGCCGAGCGTTCGTCACATACGAGCCATCCTCGGAAGGCGGGCCGCCGGGCAAGAACAGCCCAGATAAGAAAGACGAGAACGATGAAAAGGACGAGGCGCCCGCTGAAGTCGCGATCATCGATCTCAACCAGTGGGCGGTCGTCGGGCGCATCAAGGCCGCACGCGAGACTGAAGCCATCGAATTTTCACCGGCCGGCACGTTGCTGCTAGTCGCCAATGAGGGCGACAACACGGTCGGCGTCTACGAGCTGTCGACGCTCAAGCAGATCCGGCGGGTGGATGTCGCGCCGTTCGGCAATCGGCCGCGCGGCATCAAGATCGCACCGGACGGAAAGACCTATGTAGTGACGCTGGAAAACTCGAACAACCTGTTGTTGCTGGATGCGGGTTTCAACCCGATCAAGACCGTGCCGACGGGCCAGGGACCATACGGTGTCGCGTTTGATCGGGAGGGCCGATATCTCTGGGTGGCCGCCAGCCGGGCAGATCAGCTGCAAGTGTTCGATGCCCGCACGTTTGCGCAGGTGGCCACCATCCCGGTCGGCAAGCGTTGCTGGCACTTCAGCTTCACGCCCGGCGAGCAGAAGCTGCTGCTTGCCTGCGGCCGCTCGAACACCGTGCAGGTGATCGACCCGCAGAAGCGCGAGGTCGTCGATACGCTGCCGGGCTACAAGCTGCCCTGGGGCGTGGTGACCTATCCAACCTCGGTGGGCAGCCTTGATGCGCCGCGCTGA
- a CDS encoding TonB-dependent receptor domain-containing protein, with product MLSNTSRSGKGARRARNAAPRLAGGVAALAAVGLCSPGFAEDQIVAVALPTAQVVGSTPIDSIGVPLSQFPANAQRVSAKDAREQRSSNLADLLNDNLGQVSISNGSGNPYQNDINYRGFQVSSLLGVPIGVSVYFDGVRMNEPFGSIVNWDLIPMNAMSSVNILPGSNPMFGLNTLGGALVVNTKNGKDNAGTSIEALGGSFGRRALSFETGIVDKAHGTDYFIAGNLDRQDGFRDHSGSNVKQLYGKARWHGNDGATQLELSAALADTTLSGTQSLPMDMMANRSAAYTWPDTISNRMALLNLKGSHWLNDTTQLAASVYYRKASLHNVNSNAQLDDGCFNDDGSLATTTAGGITTYKCANKAPNGTAVNAVTGTNALALGYGRWTNAINTSVVDSATHEDTVGTSLQWSNFGQLAGRNNTFTLGGAFDHSRIAYDQTTYLARLINYQAVVTPNQAYGFTANGSAPSASNPTLFTGSNVIGAVNLSSNVNNFSLYFTDTLSVTEKLSVTASGSFNYTTLNQGGANNKYLNEDGGYSWTDAVSGVSYYNPGYVDAYRYSNTGSGAASNPNGVPAGAVAGPQTNSLAGSHHYHRFNPSLGFNYDLGAGQGIFGNYSESMRAPTSIELSCADPNSPCSLPTGFNGDPDLKAVVAKTIEFGGRGKIGKSTYWSASVYDSRLSNDIQFIATSNTYGYFANVGKTERRGFELGASTKIDKWSLSANFGYVDAIYKSAFTTASGQNVVSGNKIPGIPAKTLKLGTSYAFSPNLSMGGNVIFVSKQIAHGNESNADPNGEVPGYGLVNLNLHYKPTKHLEISAYISNLFNKRYSTYGLSGMRSIYTLATQQFMTPASPRAIWIGLTYSFGGKAADANAD from the coding sequence GTGCTTTCGAATACCAGCCGTTCGGGGAAGGGTGCCCGCCGTGCGCGCAATGCCGCGCCGCGCCTTGCTGGCGGAGTCGCTGCGCTCGCCGCCGTGGGGCTTTGCTCGCCCGGGTTTGCCGAAGACCAGATCGTGGCGGTGGCATTGCCGACCGCGCAGGTCGTCGGCTCCACCCCGATCGACAGCATTGGCGTGCCGCTGTCGCAGTTTCCTGCCAATGCGCAGCGTGTGAGCGCAAAGGATGCGCGCGAGCAACGCAGCTCCAACCTGGCGGATCTGCTGAACGACAACCTCGGGCAGGTGAGCATCAGCAACGGGTCGGGCAATCCGTACCAGAACGACATCAACTATCGCGGGTTCCAGGTGTCGTCGCTGCTGGGCGTGCCGATTGGCGTGTCGGTCTACTTTGATGGCGTGCGGATGAACGAGCCCTTCGGCTCCATCGTGAACTGGGATCTGATTCCCATGAACGCAATGTCCAGCGTCAACATCCTGCCGGGCTCCAACCCGATGTTCGGCCTCAACACACTGGGTGGCGCGCTTGTCGTCAACACCAAGAACGGGAAGGACAACGCCGGCACGTCGATCGAGGCGCTGGGCGGGTCGTTCGGCCGCCGTGCGCTGAGCTTTGAGACCGGTATCGTCGACAAGGCCCACGGCACCGATTACTTCATCGCCGGCAACTTAGACCGGCAGGACGGCTTTCGCGACCACTCGGGTTCGAACGTCAAGCAACTCTATGGAAAAGCGCGGTGGCACGGCAACGACGGCGCTACCCAGCTGGAGCTTTCGGCCGCACTGGCAGATACCACGCTGAGCGGCACGCAGTCGTTGCCGATGGACATGATGGCTAACCGCAGTGCAGCCTATACGTGGCCCGACACCATCTCAAACCGGATGGCGCTGCTGAACCTCAAGGGCAGCCATTGGTTGAACGACACTACTCAACTGGCCGCGAGCGTCTACTACCGCAAGGCCAGCCTTCACAACGTCAACAGCAATGCGCAACTCGACGATGGCTGTTTCAACGACGACGGCTCGCTGGCAACGACCACCGCTGGCGGCATCACCACGTACAAGTGCGCGAACAAGGCGCCCAACGGCACGGCAGTCAATGCAGTGACCGGCACGAATGCGCTGGCGCTCGGCTACGGCCGCTGGACCAACGCCATCAACACCAGTGTTGTCGATTCCGCCACGCATGAAGACACGGTGGGCACGTCCCTGCAGTGGTCGAACTTCGGCCAGCTGGCGGGACGCAACAATACGTTCACGTTGGGTGGCGCGTTCGACCACTCGCGCATCGCGTACGACCAGACCACCTACCTGGCACGGTTGATCAACTATCAGGCGGTGGTGACGCCCAATCAGGCGTACGGATTCACCGCGAATGGATCGGCACCTTCGGCGTCGAACCCGACATTGTTCACCGGCAGCAACGTCATCGGCGCGGTCAACCTGTCGTCCAACGTCAACAACTTCAGCCTGTACTTCACCGATACGTTGAGCGTGACGGAAAAGCTGAGCGTGACCGCATCGGGCAGCTTCAACTACACCACGCTCAACCAGGGCGGTGCCAACAACAAATACCTGAACGAAGACGGCGGCTATTCCTGGACGGACGCCGTATCAGGCGTGTCGTACTACAACCCCGGCTATGTGGACGCCTACCGGTATTCCAACACTGGATCCGGCGCAGCCTCCAACCCTAACGGTGTGCCGGCAGGGGCGGTCGCCGGCCCGCAAACCAACAGCCTGGCCGGCTCTCATCATTACCACCGGTTCAACCCGTCGTTGGGATTCAACTACGACCTCGGGGCCGGTCAGGGCATCTTCGGCAACTACAGCGAATCGATGCGCGCCCCGACCTCGATCGAGCTGTCTTGCGCCGATCCGAACAGCCCGTGCTCGCTGCCGACCGGGTTCAACGGCGATCCCGACCTGAAAGCCGTGGTGGCTAAAACAATCGAGTTCGGCGGCCGCGGAAAAATTGGCAAGTCCACCTACTGGAGCGCGTCAGTCTACGACTCGCGCCTCAGCAATGACATCCAGTTCATCGCCACATCAAACACGTACGGCTACTTTGCCAACGTCGGCAAGACGGAGCGGCGCGGCTTTGAACTGGGCGCCAGCACGAAGATCGACAAATGGTCGTTGTCGGCCAACTTCGGCTATGTCGATGCAATCTATAAGTCAGCATTCACCACGGCCAGCGGGCAGAACGTCGTCAGCGGCAACAAGATCCCGGGCATCCCCGCGAAGACGCTCAAGCTGGGCACGTCGTACGCCTTCAGCCCGAACCTGTCGATGGGCGGGAACGTGATCTTCGTCAGCAAGCAGATCGCGCACGGCAACGAAAGCAATGCCGACCCGAACGGCGAGGTGCCGGGCTACGGCCTCGTCAATCTGAACCTGCATTACAAGCCGACGAAACATCTCGAGATTTCGGCGTACATCAGCAACCTGTTCAACAAGCGCTATTCCACGTACGGCCTGTCGGGCATGCGGAGCATCTACACGCTCGCGACGCAGCAATTCATGACGCCGGCATCGCCGCGCGCGATCTGGATTGGCCTGACGTATTCGTTCGGAGGCAAGGCCGCGGATGCCAACGCGGACTGA
- the exaC gene encoding acetaldehyde dehydrogenase ExaC, which translates to MRYAHPGTPGAIVSFKPRYGNFIGGEFVSPVKGQYFTNTTPVTGEVIGEFPRSTAEDIDRALDAAHAAADAWGRTSVQDRSLILLKIADRIEQNLELLAVTETWDNGKPVRETLNADIPLAVDHFRYFAGCIRAQEGSAAEINEHTVAYHIHEPLGVVGQIIPWNFPLLMAAWKLAPALAAGNCVVLKPAEQTPLGICVLMELIGDLLPAGVLNVVHGYGKEAGEALATSKRIAKIAFTGSTPVGSHIMKCAAENIIPSTVELGGKSPNIYFEDIMQAEPSFIEKAAEGLVLGFFNQGEVCTCPSRALVQESIYSRFMDAVMTKVAAIKRGDPLDTETMVGAQASEQQFYKIRSYLEIAQEEGAECLVGGDVEVLPGNLSKGYYIKPTLLKGDNSMRVFQEEIFGPVIAVTTFKDEAQALQIANDTDFGLGAGLWTRDINRAYRVGRAIKAGRVWTNCYHLYPAHAAFGGYKKSGVGRETHKMMLDHYQQTKNLLVSYDTKPLGFF; encoded by the coding sequence ATGCGTTACGCTCATCCCGGCACTCCCGGCGCCATCGTTTCGTTCAAGCCGCGCTATGGCAATTTCATCGGTGGCGAATTCGTGTCGCCGGTCAAGGGCCAGTACTTCACCAACACGACCCCGGTGACGGGCGAGGTGATCGGCGAGTTCCCGCGCTCGACCGCGGAAGACATCGACCGCGCGCTCGACGCCGCGCACGCCGCCGCTGACGCCTGGGGACGCACCTCGGTGCAGGACCGCTCGTTGATCCTGCTGAAGATCGCGGACCGCATCGAGCAGAACCTCGAACTGCTGGCCGTGACCGAAACGTGGGACAACGGCAAGCCCGTGCGCGAAACGCTGAATGCCGACATCCCGCTGGCCGTTGACCACTTCCGCTACTTCGCCGGCTGCATCCGCGCGCAGGAAGGTTCCGCTGCCGAGATCAACGAACACACCGTGGCGTATCACATCCACGAGCCGCTGGGCGTGGTCGGCCAGATCATCCCGTGGAACTTTCCGCTGCTGATGGCCGCGTGGAAGCTGGCGCCCGCGCTGGCTGCCGGCAACTGCGTGGTGCTCAAGCCGGCCGAGCAGACGCCGCTGGGCATCTGCGTGCTGATGGAGCTGATTGGCGACCTGCTGCCGGCTGGCGTGCTCAACGTCGTGCACGGCTACGGCAAGGAAGCCGGCGAGGCACTGGCCACCAGCAAGCGCATCGCCAAGATCGCCTTTACGGGCTCGACGCCGGTGGGCTCGCACATCATGAAGTGCGCGGCCGAAAACATCATTCCGTCGACGGTGGAGCTGGGCGGCAAGTCGCCCAACATCTACTTCGAAGACATCATGCAGGCCGAGCCGAGCTTCATCGAGAAGGCCGCTGAAGGCCTGGTGCTGGGCTTCTTCAACCAGGGCGAAGTGTGCACGTGCCCATCGCGCGCGCTGGTGCAGGAATCCATCTACAGCCGCTTCATGGACGCAGTGATGACCAAGGTGGCCGCCATCAAGCGCGGTGACCCGCTCGACACCGAGACGATGGTCGGCGCGCAGGCTTCGGAGCAGCAGTTCTACAAGATCCGCAGCTACCTGGAGATCGCGCAGGAGGAGGGCGCCGAATGCCTGGTCGGCGGCGATGTGGAAGTGCTGCCCGGCAATCTGTCGAAGGGTTATTACATCAAGCCGACGCTGCTCAAGGGCGACAACAGCATGCGCGTGTTCCAGGAAGAGATTTTCGGCCCGGTGATTGCCGTGACCACCTTCAAGGACGAAGCACAGGCGCTGCAGATTGCCAACGACACCGATTTCGGCCTGGGCGCCGGTCTGTGGACGCGCGACATCAACCGCGCCTACCGCGTGGGCCGCGCCATCAAGGCGGGGCGCGTGTGGACGAACTGCTACCACCTGTATCCGGCGCACGCAGCGTTTGGTGGCTACAAGAAGTCGGGCGTGGGCCGCGAGACCCACAAGATGATGCTCGACCACTACCAGCAGACCAAGAACCTGCTGGTGAGCTACGACACCAAGCCGCTGGGCTTCTTCTGA
- a CDS encoding quinoprotein dehydrogenase-associated SoxYZ-like carrier yields MRTAPLHAAAALAVVCLSSQACADTNVDPAGSPLWPTIRQEVFGPAQTMFDNRIRITGPAFAEDPMQVPIAFDASALGKVERVIVVVDRNPIRKVLEFTPMRARPALSFRFKLQEASALRVAARTQDGVWHVGTLQVDATGGGCTLPGATRQDATWSTTLNQVESRVFPGFNGAGSRIRVRVMHPMDTGLVAGIPSFHIEQLNLLDAKRQPMLELALYEPVAENPIFSFDLDGPVDRGISVAGVDNNGNRIRAQVTR; encoded by the coding sequence ATGAGAACGGCTCCCCTTCATGCTGCTGCCGCGCTGGCCGTGGTGTGTCTGTCATCGCAGGCCTGCGCCGATACGAACGTCGACCCTGCAGGCTCGCCGCTGTGGCCGACGATTCGTCAGGAAGTGTTTGGCCCAGCGCAGACGATGTTCGACAACCGCATCAGGATTACCGGGCCGGCATTTGCGGAAGACCCGATGCAGGTGCCGATTGCGTTTGATGCGTCGGCGCTCGGCAAAGTCGAGCGCGTCATCGTCGTGGTCGATCGCAACCCGATCCGCAAGGTGCTGGAATTCACGCCGATGCGTGCGCGGCCGGCGCTGTCGTTCCGGTTCAAGCTGCAGGAAGCGTCTGCGCTACGCGTGGCGGCGCGTACGCAGGACGGTGTTTGGCATGTCGGTACGTTACAGGTGGATGCCACCGGCGGTGGCTGCACGCTGCCGGGTGCCACGCGCCAGGACGCCACCTGGAGCACCACGCTGAACCAGGTCGAGTCGCGCGTGTTTCCGGGCTTCAACGGCGCAGGCAGCCGCATCCGCGTGCGCGTAATGCATCCGATGGACACCGGCCTGGTGGCGGGCATTCCGTCGTTCCATATCGAGCAGCTCAATCTGCTCGATGCCAAGCGTCAGCCCATGCTTGAACTGGCGTTGTACGAGCCGGTGGCCGAGAACCCGATCTTCTCGTTCGATCTGGATGGCCCTGTTGACCGCGGCATCAGCGTCGCCGGCGTCGACAACAACGGCAACCGCATCCGCGCACAGGTGACACGATGA